From Patescibacteria group bacterium, a single genomic window includes:
- the lexA gene encoding repressor LexA has translation MKILTPKQKVVLQAIKKFFSENGRMPTIRELKQEIAVLGLKLKSLRSVFFYLNALEEKGFIKRSSEERGIEVMDIAKRNFISIPILGTTNAGLPTFFAEQNVEGYLKISKALLKNKKVFAIRVFGDSMNLSKVNGKKIKEDDLILVDSETKEFKNGDQVLTIIDGLATVKVFKKINKKMIGLFPESTNKKHQPIYITLSDDFIINGKVIDVLSA, from the coding sequence ATGAAAATATTAACACCAAAACAAAAAGTAGTTTTACAAGCAATTAAAAAATTTTTTTCAGAAAATGGACGAATGCCAACCATCAGAGAGTTAAAGCAAGAAATTGCTGTATTGGGATTAAAACTTAAAAGTTTAAGAAGCGTATTCTTTTATCTTAATGCACTAGAGGAAAAAGGATTTATTAAAAGATCTTCTGAAGAGAGAGGAATAGAAGTAATGGATATTGCTAAGAGAAATTTTATTAGCATTCCTATTTTAGGGACAACTAATGCGGGTTTGCCAACTTTTTTCGCAGAACAAAATGTTGAAGGATACTTAAAAATATCCAAGGCATTATTAAAAAATAAAAAAGTTTTTGCTATCAGAGTTTTTGGAGATTCCATGAACTTGTCTAAAGTAAACGGAAAAAAAATCAAAGAAGATGACTTAATTTTGGTTGACAGTGAAACAAAGGAGTTTAAAAATGGCGACCAGGTTTTAACAATTATTGATGGCCTCGCTACTGTGAAGGTTTTTAAAAAAATTAATAAAAAAATGATTGGTTTATTCCCTGAGTCAACTAATAAAAAACATCAGCCAATTTATATTACTTTGTCGGACGATTTTATTATTAATGGCAAAGTAATAGATGTTCTCAGCGCTTAA
- a CDS encoding valine--tRNA ligase, giving the protein MIKMDKTYQPNKHEKEIYQLWEKSGFFNPDKLPGNRQENFSIVIPPPNITGFLHMGHALNNTIQDILIRFARMKGKRAVWIPGTDHAGIATQNVIEKKLKQAGQTRHEIGRDQFITKAWEWKEEYGNLIFKQLKKMGCSCDWSRTRFTLDKEYIEAVQTAFIKYHEKGYIYRGPRIVNWCPRCTTAISDIEIKYKEQPSKLWYLKYPLKDNPKKFIIIATTRPETMLGDTAVAVNSKDKRYKDLIGEELLLPIVSRTIPIIEHYLVDPEFGTGALKITPAHDNADWQIGKDNNLEVINVIDINGNMDKNTGEYAGLNALQARKKIVEEFKKLNLLEKIEDYQHQISLCDRCDTPIEPQISKQWFVKMNKLSKPAIKIVQQEKIKIIPERYQKIYLDWLTNIEDWCISRQLWWGHRLPVWFCANDKEKYIVSDKQPNKCSFCKKCKPKQSEDVLDTWFSSALWPFAILGWPNKTKDLANYYPTSVLSTARDIIYLWVARMVFSSTEFLDKQPFDNVYIHATILTATGKRMSKSLGTGIDPLELIDKYGADATRFGLMRQTNRDQQAMRFDERTILAARNFINKIWNISRFIDIQTKDEQTEITNIKTNTLADKWIVSKANSLIVLVDKQIKEYEFGKACQNIYEFVWHEFADWYLEIAKLQTNNTAIKKSTIRILRLILCISLRIMHPFIPFVTEQIYQQFNNCSDPLADLLIVAKWPKQKTEFIDSQSEKKFAEIQEIITSIRSYKKEATINNKEIIDYKIEPNVKKSLDQEQRDLITKIGKVKIV; this is encoded by the coding sequence ATAATTAAAATGGATAAAACATATCAACCAAATAAGCATGAAAAAGAAATTTATCAACTCTGGGAAAAGAGTGGCTTTTTTAATCCAGATAAACTGCCAGGAAATAGACAAGAAAATTTTTCAATTGTAATCCCCCCTCCAAATATTACTGGATTTCTTCATATGGGGCATGCTTTAAATAATACTATCCAGGATATCTTAATAAGATTTGCCAGAATGAAAGGCAAACGAGCTGTCTGGATTCCAGGCACAGACCATGCTGGAATTGCCACTCAAAATGTTATTGAAAAAAAGCTTAAACAAGCAGGACAAACTCGTCATGAAATTGGGAGAGATCAATTTATAACTAAAGCATGGGAATGGAAAGAAGAATATGGCAATTTAATTTTTAAACAATTAAAAAAAATGGGTTGTTCTTGTGATTGGTCAAGGACAAGGTTTACTTTAGACAAAGAATATATTGAAGCAGTCCAAACTGCTTTTATTAAATACCATGAAAAAGGATATATTTATCGTGGACCACGAATTGTTAATTGGTGCCCAAGATGTACAACTGCAATTTCTGACATTGAAATAAAATACAAAGAACAGCCATCCAAGCTTTGGTATTTAAAATATCCTCTTAAAGATAATCCTAAAAAATTCATTATCATTGCCACTACTAGACCTGAAACAATGCTAGGAGATACGGCCGTGGCTGTTAATTCAAAGGATAAAAGATATAAAGATTTAATAGGAGAAGAACTGCTGTTGCCAATTGTGAGTCGCACCATCCCTATTATAGAACACTATTTAGTTGATCCTGAGTTTGGCACAGGAGCATTAAAAATAACTCCTGCTCACGACAATGCTGACTGGCAAATAGGAAAAGATAATAATCTAGAAGTAATTAATGTAATTGACATTAACGGAAACATGGATAAAAATACAGGAGAATATGCTGGACTAAATGCCTTGCAAGCAAGAAAAAAAATTGTTGAAGAATTTAAAAAATTAAATCTTTTAGAAAAAATTGAAGATTACCAACACCAAATATCTCTTTGTGACAGATGTGATACACCTATTGAGCCACAAATATCAAAACAATGGTTTGTTAAAATGAACAAATTAAGTAAACCCGCCATTAAAATAGTCCAACAAGAGAAAATTAAAATAATACCAGAACGATATCAAAAAATATATTTGGATTGGCTAACTAATATTGAAGATTGGTGTATATCAAGGCAATTATGGTGGGGGCACCGTCTACCTGTTTGGTTTTGTGCTAATGATAAAGAAAAATATATTGTTTCAGATAAACAACCAAACAAATGTTCATTTTGTAAAAAATGTAAACCAAAACAATCAGAAGATGTTTTAGATACTTGGTTTTCTTCTGCTCTTTGGCCATTTGCTATTTTAGGGTGGCCTAATAAAACAAAAGATTTAGCCAATTACTACCCAACTTCTGTTCTTTCTACTGCGCGTGACATTATATATCTTTGGGTAGCTAGAATGGTTTTTTCAAGTACAGAATTTTTGGATAAACAACCATTTGATAATGTATACATTCATGCCACCATTCTTACAGCAACAGGAAAAAGAATGAGTAAATCTTTAGGAACAGGCATTGACCCATTAGAACTAATTGATAAATATGGAGCAGATGCAACCCGGTTTGGATTGATGAGACAAACAAATAGAGACCAGCAAGCAATGAGATTTGACGAAAGAACAATTTTAGCTGCTAGAAATTTCATTAATAAAATCTGGAATATAAGCCGATTTATAGACATACAAACAAAGGACGAACAAACAGAAATTACTAATATAAAAACAAACACACTAGCTGATAAATGGATTGTTTCAAAAGCCAACTCTTTAATTGTTTTGGTTGATAAACAAATTAAAGAATATGAATTTGGTAAAGCTTGTCAAAATATATATGAATTTGTCTGGCATGAATTTGCTGACTGGTATTTAGAAATAGCTAAACTTCAAACCAATAATACTGCCATTAAAAAATCTACTATTCGTATCTTGCGACTGATTCTTTGCATATCACTACGAATAATGCATCCTTTTATTCCATTCGTAACTGAGCAAATATATCAACAATTTAATAATTGTTCTGATCCCTTGGCTGACCTGCTAATAGTAGCCAAGTGGCCAAAGCAAAAAACAGAATTTATAGATAGTCAATCAGAGAAAAAATTTGCTGAAATTCAAGAAATTATCACCAGTATAAGAAGCTATAAAAAAGAAGCAACAATTAATAACAAGGAAATAATTGATTATAAAATTGAACCAAATGTAAAAAAATCTCTTGACCAAGAGCAAAGAGATTTGATTACCAAAATAGGCAAAGTCAAAATAGTTTAA
- a CDS encoding type II/IV secretion system protein, which produces MSSIDDLLKNKTTKETETQTELKEKLTEIKLKKEEGKVVAKAKQSGIAYINLDGFPISPDAIRVISQEQSVQYKAICFYKTDQAARIGVVNPDDENFQEFIKLIKEDHDFDINLYLISGNSFNIALERYKTLPKISKIETGVNISAEEFEKLKNKIKTFKDLNKEVQKTSISNLVTLIMASSVQSRTSDIHIEAEEEEIKIRFRIDGVLVDAASIDKKFWKRVISRIKLLSGLKINISNRPQDGRFRIDLKEDRIDVRVSSMPTAYGESVVMRLLRASSTSLTFEDLGFRKGAFKILEREVLRPNGMVLTTGPTGSGKTTSLYAILNKLNDKETKIITLEDPVEYHLKGVNQSQVDSAKGYTFAKGLRSILRQDPDVVMVGEIRDLETAEIAMQAALTGHVVISTLHTNDAAGALPRFLGMGVKPFLLAPAINAIIGQRLGRRNCKKCKQAEKIDTATMEKVKKLLSEIPVNSGETKVDLSNLKFLKGAGCDECQGIGYKGRVGIYEVFAMDGDIEKAILDGKMSEYRMKELAVKQGMVTMVQDGLLKALEGVTSVEEVFRVIE; this is translated from the coding sequence ATGTCAAGTATTGATGATTTGTTAAAAAATAAAACAACCAAAGAGACAGAAACTCAGACAGAATTAAAAGAAAAATTGACTGAGATAAAATTAAAAAAAGAAGAAGGCAAGGTGGTTGCCAAGGCAAAGCAATCAGGGATTGCTTATATTAATTTAGATGGTTTTCCAATATCTCCTGATGCTATCAGGGTAATTAGTCAAGAGCAGTCAGTTCAATATAAGGCAATTTGTTTTTATAAAACAGATCAAGCAGCCAGAATAGGAGTGGTAAATCCTGATGATGAAAACTTTCAAGAATTTATTAAGTTAATAAAAGAAGACCATGATTTTGATATAAACTTATATTTAATTTCAGGTAATAGTTTTAATATCGCTTTAGAAAGATATAAGACATTACCAAAAATTAGTAAAATAGAAACAGGAGTTAATATTTCTGCAGAAGAATTTGAAAAATTAAAAAACAAAATAAAAACATTTAAGGACTTAAACAAAGAGGTGCAAAAAACGTCAATTTCTAATTTAGTTACATTAATTATGGCTAGCTCTGTTCAATCTAGAACGTCAGATATTCATATTGAAGCAGAGGAAGAGGAAATCAAGATAAGGTTTCGTATTGATGGCGTTTTAGTTGATGCGGCTTCAATTGATAAAAAGTTTTGGAAAAGAGTAATTTCAAGAATTAAATTGTTGTCTGGTTTAAAAATTAATATTTCAAACCGACCACAAGATGGGAGATTTAGGATTGATTTAAAGGAAGATAGAATTGATGTGAGGGTCTCTTCCATGCCAACAGCTTATGGAGAAAGTGTTGTAATGAGGCTTTTAAGAGCTTCGTCAACTAGTTTAACCTTTGAAGATTTAGGTTTTAGGAAGGGAGCGTTTAAAATTTTGGAAAGAGAAGTTCTCAGACCAAACGGAATGGTTTTAACAACTGGTCCAACGGGTTCAGGGAAAACAACTTCTTTGTATGCAATTTTAAATAAACTTAATGACAAAGAAACGAAAATTATTACTTTAGAAGACCCGGTTGAGTATCATTTAAAAGGAGTTAATCAAAGTCAAGTTGATAGCGCTAAGGGGTATACATTTGCTAAAGGGCTTAGATCAATTTTACGTCAAGATCCTGACGTGGTAATGGTTGGAGAAATTAGGGATTTAGAAACAGCTGAAATTGCTATGCAAGCTGCTTTAACAGGGCATGTTGTTATTTCTACTCTTCATACAAATGATGCGGCTGGTGCTTTGCCAAGATTTTTAGGGATGGGAGTAAAACCCTTTCTTTTAGCCCCGGCTATTAATGCTATTATTGGACAGCGATTAGGCAGGAGAAATTGTAAAAAATGTAAGCAGGCAGAAAAAATAGATACAGCTACAATGGAAAAAGTAAAGAAATTACTTAGTGAAATTCCAGTTAATTCTGGTGAAACAAAAGTAGATTTATCTAATTTAAAATTTTTAAAAGGAGCTGGTTGTGATGAATGTCAGGGGATTGGATACAAGGGCAGGGTTGGAATTTATGAGGTTTTTGCCATGGATGGCGATATTGAAAAAGCAATTTTAGATGGAAAAATGTCTGAATATAGAATGAAAGAATTAGCAGTTAAACAAGGCATGGTAACAATGGTTCAAGATGGATTATTAAAGGCATTGGAAGGAGTAACAAGTGTTGAAGAGGTCTTTAGGGTTATAGAATAA
- a CDS encoding DNA helicase UvrD, whose amino-acid sequence MEYITDFHIHSKYSRATSPKMDLEHIAKWSEIKGINVVATGDFTHPSWFKILKTKLKEVNTGLYQIKESSVYFIITTELSCIYKKNGQTRKIHLLVFAPNLEVAAKINKTLDKRFNIRSDGRPILGIDVKDLATIIFNISDKAFLVPAHIWTPWFSVFGSKSGFDSITECFEELTPHIHALETGLSANPLMCWQWPELDRFTLISNSDAHSPLNLGREANVFEIKNISYQNIIKTIKTRKGFKYTIEFFPEQGKYHLDGHRNCNIRMSPAETIKHKKICPKCHRPLTIGVVHRVNDLASRIEGIRPKKAIKYKSIIPLMDILSQVLGKGPKTKTVAKQYFKLIKAFKNEFNILLNVNHVELNKIVEPIISKAIINMRKGDVVRHSGYDGFYGKIDILNKKLKK is encoded by the coding sequence ATGGAATATATTACTGATTTTCATATTCATTCTAAATATTCAAGAGCAACTTCTCCTAAAATGGACTTAGAGCATATTGCTAAATGGTCTGAAATTAAAGGGATAAATGTTGTAGCCACTGGTGATTTTACTCACCCATCCTGGTTTAAAATTTTGAAAACAAAATTAAAAGAGGTAAACACAGGGCTTTATCAGATTAAAGAATCATCTGTTTATTTTATAATAACAACAGAACTTTCGTGTATTTATAAAAAGAATGGGCAGACTAGAAAAATTCATTTACTTGTTTTCGCTCCTAATTTGGAAGTGGCTGCCAAAATAAATAAAACCTTAGATAAAAGGTTTAATATAAGGTCAGATGGACGACCTATCTTAGGAATTGATGTTAAGGATTTAGCCACCATAATTTTCAATATATCAGACAAGGCTTTTCTTGTTCCAGCTCATATTTGGACTCCATGGTTTTCTGTTTTTGGTTCTAAATCCGGGTTTGATTCTATTACAGAGTGTTTTGAAGAGTTGACCCCACATATTCATGCTTTAGAAACAGGGCTTTCAGCAAACCCGCTTATGTGTTGGCAGTGGCCAGAATTGGATAGATTTACTTTGATAAGTAATTCAGACGCCCATTCTCCTTTAAATTTGGGCAGAGAAGCAAATGTGTTTGAAATAAAAAATATCAGTTATCAGAATATTATTAAAACAATAAAAACAAGAAAAGGATTTAAATATACAATTGAGTTTTTTCCAGAACAAGGAAAATATCATTTAGATGGGCACAGAAATTGTAATATTAGAATGAGTCCTGCTGAAACAATCAAGCATAAAAAAATTTGTCCAAAATGCCACCGACCACTAACCATTGGAGTTGTCCATAGAGTTAATGACTTGGCTAGCAGGATAGAGGGGATAAGGCCTAAAAAAGCGATCAAGTATAAAAGTATAATTCCATTAATGGACATATTGTCTCAAGTGCTTGGGAAAGGGCCCAAAACTAAAACAGTTGCCAAACAATATTTTAAGTTAATTAAGGCGTTTAAAAATGAATTCAATATATTGTTAAATGTAAACCATGTTGAATTAAATAAAATTGTTGAGCCGATTATTTCTAAGGCCATTATAAATATGAGGAAGGGAGACGTTGTTAGACATTCTGGTTATGATGGTTTTTACGGTAAAATTGATATTTTAAATAAAAAATTAAAAAAATAA
- the tsaD gene encoding tRNA (adenosine(37)-N6)-threonylcarbamoyltransferase complex transferase subunit TsaD: MNNNQKYIILGIETSCDETASSVLEIKSLSKQIKIKTISNIVSSQIKIHRQHGGIIPEVAARAHIENILAVVKESLKNLKNPAKQIDLIAVTNGPGLITSLLVGVETAKTLSFGWQKPLIQVNHLAGHIFANFFNEQPNMFPSISLIVSGGHTELGIIQKQGQYKKIGQTRDDAAGECFDKIAKLLNLNYPGGPEISKFAKQCTNASLIKLPRPMINSADFDFSFSGLKTAVLYLIKKNKDKLKNKKFVTCVCAESQQAIIDVLVSKTIKAIKKHQAKACFLSGGVAANDELRNQLKVAVDDLNDKIIFTVPSKKLCTDNAAMIALAGYFKYKTLSQKEKNQLKNNWQKIKSDPNLSI; the protein is encoded by the coding sequence ATGAATAATAACCAAAAATACATTATTTTAGGAATTGAAACATCATGCGATGAAACAGCTAGCTCTGTTTTAGAAATAAAATCTTTATCAAAACAAATTAAAATTAAAACTATTTCTAATATTGTTTCTTCTCAAATAAAAATACACCGTCAACACGGTGGCATAATTCCAGAAGTAGCTGCGAGGGCTCATATTGAAAATATTCTAGCCGTGGTAAAAGAATCATTAAAAAACTTAAAAAATCCAGCCAAACAAATTGACCTAATTGCAGTCACTAATGGTCCTGGGTTAATAACATCTTTATTAGTAGGAGTAGAGACAGCCAAGACACTATCATTTGGCTGGCAAAAACCATTAATCCAAGTCAATCATTTAGCCGGTCATATTTTTGCTAATTTTTTTAATGAACAACCAAATATGTTTCCCTCCATAAGCTTGATTGTTTCTGGCGGACACACTGAATTAGGCATAATACAAAAACAAGGCCAATATAAAAAGATCGGACAGACAAGAGATGATGCAGCTGGTGAATGCTTTGATAAAATAGCCAAACTTTTAAACCTTAATTATCCTGGCGGACCAGAAATTTCAAAATTTGCTAAACAATGTACTAACGCTAGCTTAATCAAATTGCCAAGACCAATGATTAATTCAGCTGATTTTGATTTTAGTTTTTCAGGATTAAAAACAGCTGTTTTATATCTAATAAAAAAGAATAAAGATAAATTAAAAAATAAAAAATTTGTTACCTGTGTTTGCGCTGAATCCCAACAAGCAATTATTGATGTACTTGTCAGTAAAACAATCAAGGCAATAAAAAAACACCAAGCAAAAGCCTGCTTTTTGTCAGGCGGAGTAGCGGCTAATGACGAATTAAGAAATCAGTTAAAAGTAGCTGTTGATGACTTAAATGATAAAATAATTTTTACTGTTCCCTCAAAAAAACTATGTACTGACAATGCAGCCATGATCGCTTTAGCAGGTTATTTTAAGTATAAAACGCTATCCCAAAAAGAAAAAAACCAATTAAAAAATAATTGGCAAAAAATAAAATCCGACCCAAACCTAAGTATTTAA
- a CDS encoding YraN family protein, with the protein MRTYQQKIGVIGEELAVKYLKKKKYKIIEQNKIVGKHGELDIIAKQNNQFVFVEVKTKTSADFGLPEEELTYLKKKKLREAIYYYLSGTSHSSSYWRLDLIAIDIRGKEIDIRHYEDIS; encoded by the coding sequence ATGAGAACATATCAGCAAAAAATTGGTGTGATTGGCGAGGAGTTAGCAGTTAAATATTTAAAGAAAAAAAAGTATAAAATAATAGAGCAGAATAAGATTGTAGGCAAGCACGGAGAATTAGATATAATTGCCAAGCAAAATAATCAATTCGTGTTTGTAGAAGTAAAGACAAAAACAAGTGCTGATTTTGGTTTGCCAGAAGAAGAGTTAACCTATTTAAAAAAGAAAAAATTAAGAGAAGCTATTTATTATTATTTATCAGGCACAAGTCATTCTAGTTCATATTGGCGACTTGATTTGATTGCAATAGATATTAGGGGCAAAGAAATAGACATCAGACATTATGAAGATATTTCTTAG
- a CDS encoding cysteine desulfurase, protein MKKVYLDYAATTPTDKRVLKQMLPYFNRVYGNPSSLHEFGQESKRGVELARKQVASLIKSNPDEIIFTSGGTEANNLAIKGIFFKQNIVAPHFITSKIEHPAVLEPYNFLKKQGVDTTFLSIDEDGLVDVNKLEQAIKPNTVLVSIMHANNEIGTIQSIKAMAKIINNVRQTREANNNKNPLYFHTDAVQTAGHIEIDVKDLGVDMLSMSAHKLYGPKGIGALYVKPGIKLEPLLHGGEQEKRRRGSTENLASILGFGRACEIAQQELKPEADKLIELRDYLIQQVLEKIEHTKLNGHPSKRLPNNANISIKKIEGEAILISLDAKGIAVSTGSACSSESLQPSHVLMAIGRSAEASHGSIRFSLGRWTNKREIDYTIKNLIQIVIRLREISPIK, encoded by the coding sequence ATGAAAAAAGTTTATCTTGATTATGCAGCCACAACTCCAACTGACAAGAGGGTATTAAAACAAATGCTCCCTTATTTTAATCGTGTCTATGGTAATCCATCTAGTTTACACGAGTTTGGACAAGAAAGTAAAAGGGGAGTAGAATTAGCTAGAAAACAAGTAGCTAGCTTAATTAAAAGTAATCCAGATGAAATAATTTTTACAAGTGGTGGCACAGAAGCAAATAATTTGGCAATTAAAGGAATATTTTTTAAACAAAACATAGTAGCCCCTCATTTTATTACATCCAAAATAGAACATCCAGCTGTTTTAGAGCCATATAATTTTTTAAAAAAACAAGGAGTTGATACAACTTTTTTATCAATTGACGAAGATGGCTTAGTTGATGTTAATAAATTAGAACAAGCAATTAAACCAAATACCGTCTTGGTCTCAATCATGCATGCTAATAATGAAATAGGCACAATTCAGTCAATCAAGGCCATGGCTAAAATAATTAACAATGTTAGACAAACAAGAGAAGCAAATAATAATAAAAATCCGCTTTATTTTCATACAGACGCAGTCCAGACAGCAGGGCACATTGAAATAGATGTAAAAGATTTGGGAGTTGACATGCTCTCAATGTCTGCTCATAAATTATATGGACCAAAAGGAATTGGAGCCTTGTATGTTAAACCAGGGATAAAATTAGAACCATTGCTTCATGGCGGAGAACAAGAGAAAAGAAGAAGAGGGTCAACCGAAAACTTAGCCTCAATCCTTGGTTTTGGCAGGGCTTGCGAGATAGCTCAACAAGAATTAAAACCAGAAGCAGATAAATTAATAGAATTAAGGGATTATTTAATTCAACAAGTTTTAGAAAAAATTGAACATACAAAATTAAATGGACATCCAAGTAAAAGATTGCCAAATAATGCTAATATTAGCATAAAGAAAATAGAAGGCGAGGCAATTTTAATTTCATTGGATGCCAAGGGGATTGCTGTTTCAACTGGCTCGGCTTGTTCTTCTGAATCGCTTCAACCTTCTCATGTTTTAATGGCAATTGGCAGGTCTGCTGAAGCATCACACGGCTCAATTCGTTTTAGTTTAGGGAGGTGGACCAATAAAAGAGAAATTGATTATACTATTAAAAATTTAATTCAAATAGTGATTCGTTTAAGAGAAATTTCACCAATTAAATAA
- a CDS encoding iron-sulfur cluster assembly scaffold protein has translation MGCFDENSKIMEYFLHPKNMGKMKNPDGVGHVGNVTCGDIMELYLKIKDERIVDVKFQTYGCAAAISSTSVLTELIKGKKIAEVVNFSHEKIMKELGEVPNHKYHCTVLAEEALKSALDDYKEKKNKAAA, from the coding sequence ATGGGATGTTTTGATGAAAATAGTAAAATAATGGAGTATTTTCTCCATCCAAAAAATATGGGAAAAATGAAAAATCCTGATGGCGTTGGTCATGTTGGCAATGTAACTTGTGGGGATATAATGGAATTATATTTAAAAATTAAAGATGAAAGAATTGTTGATGTAAAGTTTCAGACATATGGTTGTGCAGCTGCAATTTCATCTACTTCTGTTTTGACAGAATTAATAAAAGGAAAGAAAATAGCAGAAGTAGTAAATTTTTCTCATGAAAAAATAATGAAAGAATTAGGAGAAGTTCCAAATCATAAATATCATTGCACGGTTTTGGCAGAAGAGGCATTAAAGTCGGCCTTAGATGATTATAAGGAAAAGAAAAACAAGGCAGCTGCTTAA
- the tsaE gene encoding tRNA (adenosine(37)-N6)-threonylcarbamoyltransferase complex ATPase subunit type 1 TsaE, giving the protein MEIITHSEKETINLGKQIAKQLTGQQTIGLVGELGAGKTIFIKGVAQGLGIKKTITSPTFVLMKVYKVRHNKSNITDFVHSDAYRLSSEQELIDIGINDWINKENVITAIEWAGKIKSILPFNTIFVKIKLGQKDNQRNITISNLKTK; this is encoded by the coding sequence ATGGAAATAATCACTCATTCTGAAAAAGAAACCATTAATTTAGGCAAACAAATAGCCAAACAACTAACTGGCCAACAAACAATTGGCTTGGTTGGTGAATTAGGGGCTGGTAAAACCATATTTATAAAAGGGGTGGCTCAAGGGCTGGGCATCAAAAAAACAATAACCAGCCCAACTTTTGTACTAATGAAAGTATATAAAGTAAGGCACAACAAATCAAATATCACTGACTTTGTTCACTCTGATGCTTATAGGCTAAGCTCTGAACAAGAATTGATTGACATAGGCATTAATGATTGGATAAATAAAGAAAATGTCATCACAGCAATTGAGTGGGCTGGAAAAATAAAATCCATTTTGCCATTCAATACAATTTTTGTTAAAATAAAACTTGGACAAAAAGATAATCAAAGAAATATCACAATATCAAATTTAAAAACAAAATAA
- a CDS encoding DUF167 domain-containing protein produces MRLKIKIIPNSSKTLITEEKGDYLKIKIKAIPEKGKANIELINFLAKYFKIAKSNIKIIKGTTSRNKIIEI; encoded by the coding sequence ATGAGATTAAAAATTAAAATTATTCCAAATTCTTCTAAGACACTCATTACAGAAGAAAAGGGTGATTATTTGAAAATAAAAATAAAAGCCATTCCTGAAAAAGGGAAGGCTAATATTGAGCTTATTAATTTTTTAGCTAAATATTTTAAAATAGCTAAATCTAATATAAAAATTATTAAAGGAACAACTAGTAGAAATAAAATTATAGAAATTTAG